GGAGCCTCGGCCCGGGCTGCGGCCGGGGCGGCAGCCGCCGGCCGGCCCGGCGCCCGGGGTCCTCGCTCACGGCCGGTCCGGGGCGGGACCGAGACCTGCGCCGGATCCGGGACCGAGGCCGGGGCCGGATCCGGAGCCCGGACGGCCCCCGGGCCCCGGGCCGGAGCCGGGACCCGGGCCAGGGCCGCGGTCCTCCGTACCCTGCGGATTCGCGGGCACCCGTACGATCTGCTCGCGCGTCGGCAGCATGGTGCGCTGCTTCTCCTCCCAGGACCATGCGGTGATCAGCTCGTAGCCGCGGTTCCCGCTGGGCACCCGCAGGACCACGTCCCGCCCGGCCAGTTCCACCGAGACGACGGTCTGCGTGGTCGCCATGATCCGGTTGAGCCGCCCGTCGCGGTCCGCCGTGTAGACCCGTACGGACATCTTCCGGTCCGGGAACTCGATGCCCAGGATCAGCTCGTCCGTCCCGTCGCCCGTCAGGTCCCGGTAGTACGGCGCCAGCACCGGGCAGGCCGCGGGCGAGGTCTCCGCGGCCCCCTTCTCGCAGGCGTTGATCGCGGCCGCGGTCTCGGCCGGTATCCCGTCGGCCCCCGCCTTCGACTTCGGGTGGACCCGCAGCTCCGCCTGGACGAGGGCCACCGGATCGACCGCGTGCACGTCCCCGCCGCGAACGGGCGGGATCCCCTTCACGTACTCGGGCGGAGCCCCGGCCGGATCGGCCGGCGGTACGGTCGCCCCCTGGCGGTCGGGCCACAGGTGCACGGGCCCGCTCGCGGTCGCGGTCGCCCCGGCGCCGACCAGCCCGCCGGTGTCGCCGCACCCCGCCAGCAGCGGAAACAGGGCGAGTACCAACAGCGGGGCGACGGCCGGAGCGGGGGAGCGCCGGTGCGCGGAGCCGCCGAAACCGAACCTCTTCACGGCCCCCCTGTCCACAGCCCCGTGCCTTTCCGCCCGCGTCGCACCGTCGTTCGATCATGCCCACCATATGCGGAGGTGCGCCCGTTTTGCCCTTGCGGGTGCCGAGGCCGAAGCCGGTACCGGTGTACGGAGTCCCGTACCGGTCTCTCCAGCGCGCCGGTGGCTCTACGAGCCGGCCGGCCGGTCAGCCGTCCGTGCGTCCCCGGCGCAGCATGGCGAAGCCGAGCCCGGCCGCACCCACCGCCGCGATACCGGCGCCCGCGGCGAGCAGCAGTACGCCCTCGCCCGGTCCGTCGGCCAGCGTACTCAGCCGCCGCCCCTCGGCGGACGCGGCCTCCAGGGCCCGGGTGTCGCCGGAGGCGGCCCGCTGCTCGGCCGAGACGGGGACGACCTGCCCGCTGCGCGCGCTGTCCCGCGTACCCGTCTTGTACCCGCCGCCCGCGACGGCGTGGTCACCGCCCCGCGCGGCAGGGTCGCCCACCCATGAGGTCAGCCGGCCCGTCGAGTCCAGGGCCGCGTGCAGTTCGCCGGTGGAGCCGAAGTCGGTGACCCCGTCGCGGCTGGTCAGGGTGGTGGCCCTGGCTCCGTCGGCGGCCAGGATGTCGGCCTGGTAGGCGCCCGCGGCCGTCCGGTACACCTTCGCCGTGGACACGCCGTCGGCCAGCGAGAGACTCTTGACCAGGATCCGCTGCGGGGCCGCCGAGTGCGCGGACGAGGCCGCCGGCACCCCTTCGGCCAGAGCGGCGGCGGTGGGCAGCGCCAGCAGGCTGCCGGCACAGGCGGTCACGGCGGCTGCGCGAACGAGAGTGTGGCGGCGGCGGACGGTGCTCACGGAAAGCCCTTCGGTACTGGTCACGGCCTGGCATCTCCAGGTGCGACCAACCTAGGGGGCGGCCGTTGCGGCGACACCCCGTTCGTGTAACAGCGAAGTCGCAACGTCCCGTCGGACTCGTTACACCACCGGGGGATTGCCGTGCCGCGCCCCGGCTGCTCCCATGGACGGCGGGGGTGAGGGTGCATGCGCGGACTCAAGGTACTGCCCAGCGGTCGGCCCGGCCACGGCAGACTGTACGTCAACCTGCCCGACGGTCAGGCGGTCGCCTGGTACGACCGCCGGGCCAACCGCATCAGCGTGCTCGCGGACGATCACCGCGAGGCCGTCCTGGCGGTGCTGCGCCCCTACCTGAGCGGCACCGTGTCCATCGGGCCGCCGCCGGTACCCACCGCGGCCGACCTGCGCCGTCTCGCCCTGCCGCCCGACGCGGACCTGGCACCGAACCGCCCCGGCGAGACCCTGCTGGCGGAGCTGGAACACGGCGCCGCCGCGGGCACCCGCGCCCGGCACCGGCTGCGTCAGGACCTGACCGCGCAACAGCGGATGGGCGAAGCCTTCGACGCGCTGGAACCGGACGGCTGGCGGACCCTGCACCGCGTCCCGCTCCCGGGCTTCGGCCACATCGACCACCTGGTCATCGGCCCGGCCGGGATCTTCTGCGTGCGTACGGTCCCGGGGCGTCGTCAACGCGCGATGGTGGGCGACCTGTTGCTCACCGTCGGCCGCGCGGAACCCCGCCCGGACCCCCGCTGGATCCGCGGCGCGGCGGCCCGCGCGACGGCGCTCCTGGCCGCGCACGTGACTCCCGCCCTCGCATTGGTCGACGCCTCCCGCCTGGAGACCGCCCCGACCGTCCGCGACATCCGCATCCTCCAGCCGCCGTCCGCGACGCCGGACCTCGTGGCGTCCCCGACTGTCCTCGAACCCCCGGATGCCGACGCCCTGTTCGCCCAGGCCCGAGACGTCAGGACCTGGATGCCGGGGCTCCCGCCCCCGCGTGCGCCCGAGGCGCGGGGCCCGGGGTGGGGCGGCGGGCGTAACTCCGGGCGGAACTCCGGGAAGCGGTGACCGGGCGGGGCGGGGCGGGGCGGGGCGGGCAGGCGGTGCCGCAGGCCGGTCCGCAGGCCGACTCCCGCACCCCGAGCCCGGTACCCCGAGTCCCGCACCCCGACTCCCGTTCCTCAGGCGGAGGTCCGCTTCCGCGTCGCCGCCGCCTTCTTCGCGCCTGCGGCGGCCTTCTTCGCGCTCGCCGCCGAAGTCGACTTCGTGGCCCCCGACTTGCCCCCTGCCGATCTGGCCGTCGATCCGGCCGTCGATTTGGCCGTGGACTTGGCTGTGGATTTGGCCGTCGTTTTCACGGCCGTCTTCTTCGACGCCGCCGACGTGCTCTTCGCCGCAGCCGGCGCCGCGGTCTTCTTCGCCGAAGCGGCCGTCGACTTCTTCCCGCCCACCGCCTTCGGCGCGGCCTGGGTCCTGCGGCCCGGCCCACCCCGCCGCCGCATCGGCGTGACCTCGGCCTCCGTCCCGGTCGTCCCCGTCTCCTCGGTGCCCGCCTGCCCGGCGCCGCCTTCGCCGGCTCCACCCGCCTCGCCCCGAGAGGC
This DNA window, taken from Streptomyces sp. TN58, encodes the following:
- a CDS encoding nuclease-related domain-containing protein encodes the protein MRGLKVLPSGRPGHGRLYVNLPDGQAVAWYDRRANRISVLADDHREAVLAVLRPYLSGTVSIGPPPVPTAADLRRLALPPDADLAPNRPGETLLAELEHGAAAGTRARHRLRQDLTAQQRMGEAFDALEPDGWRTLHRVPLPGFGHIDHLVIGPAGIFCVRTVPGRRQRAMVGDLLLTVGRAEPRPDPRWIRGAAARATALLAAHVTPALALVDASRLETAPTVRDIRILQPPSATPDLVASPTVLEPPDADALFAQARDVRTWMPGLPPPRAPEARGPGWGGGRNSGRNSGKR